A part of Biomphalaria glabrata chromosome 3, xgBioGlab47.1, whole genome shotgun sequence genomic DNA contains:
- the LOC129925367 gene encoding histone H3, whose product MARTKQTARKSTGGKAPRKQLATKAARKSAPATGGVKKPHRYRPGTVALREIRRYQKSTELLIRKLPFQRLVREIAQDFKTDLRFQSSAVMALQEASEAYLVGLFEDTNLCAIHAKRVTIMPKDIQLARRIRGERA is encoded by the coding sequence ATGGCTAGAACCAAGCAAACCGCTCGTAAATCCACTGGTGGTAAGGCACCACGTAAACAGCTGGCCACAAAGGCTGCAAGGAAATCAGCACCAGCTACCGGAGGTGTTAAGAAGCCCCATCGTTACAGGCCCGGCACTGTCGCCCTGAGAGAAATCCGTCGTTACCAGAAGAGCACTGAGCTTCTGATCCGCAAACTGCCATTCCAACGTTTGGTCCGTGAGATCGCTCAAGATTTCAAGACTGACCTGCGCTTCCAGAGCTCTGCAGTTATGGCTCTCCAAGAGGCTAGCGAGGCTTACCTTGTCGGTCTCTTTGAAGATACCAACTTGTGTGCCATCCACGCCAAGCGTGTCACAATCATGCCCAAAGACATCCAGCTTGCCAGACGTATTCGTGGTGAGCGTGCTTAA
- the LOC129925369 gene encoding histone H2A, whose product MSGRGKGGKVKGKSKSRSSRAGLQFPVGRIHRLLRKGNYAERVGAGAPVYLAAVLEYLAAEVLELAGNAARDNKKTRIIPRHLQLAIRNDEELNKLLSGVTIAQGGVLPNIQAVLLPKKSQKTPGGKA is encoded by the coding sequence ATGTCCGGACGCGGTAAAGGAGGCAAAGTTAAAGGCAAGTCCAAGTCTCGTTCATCCCGGGCTGGACTTCAGTTTCCAGTCGGTCGTATCCATCGTCTGTTGAGAAAGGGGAACTATGCTGAGCGTGTTGGTGCCGGCGCCCCTGTTTACCTCGCTGCAGTGCTCGAGTATTTGGCTGCCGAAGTTCTCGAGTTGGCTGGCAACGCTGCCAGAGACAACAAGAAGACAAGAATCATTCCCCGTCACCTCCAGCTGGCCATCAGAAACGACGAGGagttgaacaaacttctgtctggcgTCACCATCGCTCAGGGTGGTGTCTTGCCCAACATCCAAGCCGTACTTCTGCCCAAGAAGTCTCAAAAGACACCAGGTGGCAAGGCATAA
- the LOC129925096 gene encoding histone H2B, gonadal-like, translating to IGPTRSYSVAYSPDFHAVSYIKRPLRQSHSVLCITHRSKTMPPKVSSKGAKKAGKAKAVRTGDKKKKRRRKESYSIYIYKVLKQVHPDTGISSKAMSIMNSFVNDIFERISAEASRLAHYNKRSTITSREIQTAVRLLLPGELAKHAVSEGTKAVTKYTTSK from the coding sequence ATTGGTCCAACGCGCTCGTACTCTGTCGCGTACTCGCCCGATTTCCACGCCGTTTCGTATATAAAGCGACCGCTTCGTCAGTCCCACTCAGTTTTGTGTATCACGCACAGATCGAAAACCATGCCACCCAAAGTATCGTCAAAGGGAGCCAAGAAAGCCGGCAAGGCTAAAGCCGTACGCACCGgcgataagaagaagaagaggaggagAAAGGAAAGCTACAGCATCTACATTTACAAAGTGTTGAAACAAGTGCACCCTGACACTGGTATCTCCTCAAAGGCCATGTCAATCATGAACTCTTTTGTGAATGACATCTTTGAGCGCATCTCAGCCGAGGCTAGCCGTTtggctcactacaacaaacgcaGCACCATCACATCTAGGGAGATTCAGACTGCCGTCCGTCTCCTACTTCCTGGTGAGCTGGCCAAGCACGCTGTCAGTGAGGGTACCAAGGCAGTCACCAAGTACACCACCAGCAAATAA
- the LOC129925097 gene encoding uncharacterized protein LOC129925097, with the protein MSGRGKGGKGLGKGGAKRHRKVLRDNIQGITKPAIRRLARRGGVKRISGLIYEETRGVLKVFLENVIRDAVTYTEHAKRKTVTAMDVVYALKRQGRTLYGFGGKMSGRGKGGKVKGKSKSRSSRAGLQFPVGRIHRLLRKGNYAERVGAGAPVYLAAVLEYLAAEVLELAGNAARDNKKTRIIPRHLQLAIRNDEELNKLLSGVTIAQGGVLPNIQAVLLPKKSQKTPGDILDLNQVARNFAMARTKQTARKSTGGKAPRKQLATKAARKSAPATGGVKKPHRYRPGTVALREIRRYQKSTELLIRKLPFQRLVREIAQDFKTDLRFQSSAVMALQEASEAYLVGLFEDTNLFDSVKIFYINMSGRGKGGKGLGKGGAKRHRKVLRDNIQGITKPAIRRLARRGGVKRISGLIYEETRGVLKVFLENVIRDAVTYTEHAKRKTVTAMDVVYALKRQGRTLYGFGG; encoded by the exons ATGTCTGGACGTGGTAAAGGTGGAAAGGGCTTAGGCAAAGGAGGCGCCAAGCGTCACCGCAAAGTATTGCGTGATAACATCCAGGGTATCACTAAGCCTGCCATCCGTCGTCTTGCTCGCAGAGGTGGTGTCAAACGTATCTCTGGTCTGATCTATGAAGAAACCAGAGGTGTCCTAAAGGTTTTCCTTGAAAATGTCATCAGGGATGCCGTCACCTACACTGAGCATGCCAAGAGGAAGACTGTCACTGCTATGGATGTGGTCTACGCATTGAAACGCCAAGGACGTACCCTGTACGGCTTTGGTGGT AAAATGTCCGGACGCGGTAAAGGAGGCAAAGTTAAAGGCAAGTCCAAGTCTCGTTCATCCCGGGCTGGACTTCAGTTTCCAGTCGGTCGTATCCATCGTCTGTTGAGAAAGGGGAACTATGCTGAGCGTGTTGGTGCCGGCGCCCCTGTTTACCTCGCTGCAGTGCTCGAGTATTTGGCTGCCGAAGTTCTCGAGTTGGCTGGCAACGCTGCCAGAGACAACAAGAAGACAAGAATCATTCCCCGTCACCTCCAGCTGGCCATCAGAAACGACGAGGagttgaacaaacttctgtctggcgTCACCATCGCTCAGGGTGGTGTCTTGCCCAACATCCAAGCCGTACTTCTGCCCAAGAAGTCTCAAAAGACACCAG GAGACATTCTTGATCTCAATCAAGTCGCTCGAAACTTCGCAATGGCTAGAACCAAGCAAACCGCTCGTAAATCCACTGGTGGTAAGGCACCACGTAAACAGCTGGCCACAAAGGCTGCAAGGAAATCAGCACCAGCTACCGGAGGTGTTAAGAAGCCCCATCGTTACAGGCCCGGCACTGTCGCCCTGAGAGAAATCCGTCGTTACCAGAAGAGCACTGAGCTTCTGATCCGCAAACTGCCATTCCAACGTTTGGTCCGTGAGATCGCTCAAGATTTCAAGACTGACCTGCGCTTCCAGAGCTCTGCAGTTATGGCTCTCCAAGAGGCTAGCGAGGCTTACCTTGTCGGTCTCTTTGAAGATACCAACTTGT TCGATTCGGTAAAAATCTTCTACATCAACATGTCTGGACGTGGTAAAGGTGGAAAGGGCTTAGGCAAAGGAGGCGCCAAGCGTCACCGCAAAGTATTGCGTGATAACATCCAGGGTATCACTAAGCCTGCCATCCGTCGTCTTGCTCGCAGAGGTGGTGTCAAACGTATCTCTGGTCTGATCTATGAAGAAACCAGAGGTGTCCTAAAGGTTTTCCTTGAAAATGTCATCAGGGATGCCGTCACCTACACTGAGCATGCCAAGAGGAAGACTGTCACTGCTATGGATGTGGTCTACGCATTGAAACGCCAAGGACGTACCCTGTACGGCTTTGGTGGTTAA